From a region of the Propionispora vibrioides genome:
- the glgA gene encoding glycogen synthase GlgA, which produces MLKVLFAAAEAVPFVKTGGLGDVIGTLPRELKKQGVDVRVILPKHGVIPEKYKRQMVLKQTLEVAVSWRKQYCGIEELEYEGITCYFVDNQYYFGSRPAAYGHHDEAECYTYFCRAVLECLPVLGFQPDILHCHDWHTALIPVFLQAQYRLNPFYQQMKTLFTIHNLRYQGRFAKEIVPDILGLDWEYFNNGSIEYHDSVNFMKGGLLFADLISTVSRSYAEEIQYPFFGEGLDGLLRHRRKQLIGIINGIDYNEYDPAADAVLHTHYDANSPELKQKNKRSLQEKLGLPRVDIPVIGIVSRLVGPKGFDLVANILFELLGSEDIQLVVLGTGEGKYEELFRHAAWRYPDRVSANIFFDDALAHQIYAGADLFLMPSLFEPCGIGQLIAMRYGALPVVRETGGLKDTVQSFNRITGQGTGFTFDNYNAHDMLFTIRRAIRYYYDKENWLKIVRNAMAKDFSWHASAQAYLDVYQKLVNHEL; this is translated from the coding sequence GTGTTGAAAGTATTGTTTGCTGCAGCTGAAGCAGTCCCGTTTGTTAAGACCGGCGGATTAGGCGATGTGATCGGTACATTGCCGCGCGAATTGAAAAAACAGGGCGTCGACGTGCGCGTTATACTGCCGAAACATGGCGTTATTCCGGAAAAGTATAAACGGCAGATGGTTCTTAAACAAACCCTGGAGGTGGCTGTTAGCTGGCGCAAGCAGTATTGCGGCATTGAAGAGCTGGAATATGAAGGGATTACCTGTTATTTTGTCGATAACCAATACTACTTTGGCAGTCGTCCGGCAGCATACGGACATCATGATGAAGCCGAATGCTATACCTATTTTTGCCGGGCGGTGCTTGAGTGCCTGCCGGTCCTTGGGTTCCAGCCGGACATTTTACACTGCCACGACTGGCATACGGCACTGATTCCCGTGTTCTTGCAGGCCCAATACCGTTTGAATCCGTTTTACCAGCAGATGAAAACACTGTTTACCATTCACAACCTGCGGTATCAGGGCCGTTTCGCCAAAGAGATTGTACCGGATATTTTGGGGCTTGATTGGGAATATTTTAATAACGGCAGCATCGAATATCATGACAGTGTCAACTTCATGAAGGGTGGCTTACTATTTGCCGACCTGATCTCCACTGTCAGCCGCAGTTACGCCGAAGAGATACAGTACCCCTTTTTCGGGGAGGGGCTGGACGGTTTGTTGCGTCATCGACGGAAGCAGTTGATCGGTATTATTAACGGCATTGACTATAACGAATACGATCCGGCTGCCGACGCCGTGCTGCACACCCACTACGATGCCAACTCACCGGAACTGAAACAGAAGAATAAGCGCAGCCTGCAGGAGAAGCTGGGACTTCCCCGAGTTGATATTCCGGTCATTGGCATTGTGTCCCGCCTGGTCGGCCCCAAAGGCTTCGACTTGGTTGCCAATATTCTCTTTGAATTATTGGGCTCGGAAGATATTCAACTTGTGGTGCTGGGCACCGGTGAGGGTAAATACGAGGAACTGTTCAGGCATGCAGCCTGGCGGTATCCGGACCGGGTTTCGGCCAATATTTTCTTTGACGACGCACTGGCCCACCAGATTTATGCCGGTGCAGACCTGTTCTTAATGCCATCGCTATTTGAACCCTGCGGTATTGGGCAGTTGATTGCCATGCGTTACGGAGCTTTGCCTGTTGTCCGCGAAACAGGCGGTCTGAAAGATACGGTACAGTCGTTTAACAGAATAACTGGTCAGGGAACCGGGTTTACTTTCGATAATTATAATGCCCATGATATGCTGTTTACCATCAGGAGAGCCATCCGGTACTATTATGATAAGGAAAATTGGCTGAAGATTGTTCGCAATGCGATGGCCAAGGACTTTAGCTGGCATGCTTCCGCTCAGGCATATCTAGATGTCTATCAAAAACTTGTCAATCATGAACTATAA
- the glgD gene encoding glucose-1-phosphate adenylyltransferase subunit GlgD produces the protein MDAMGIINLNDPDGYIHELTQYRPPAGVPFGGRYRLIDFPLSNLVNSGITNVGILIQHKYRSLMDHLRSGKEWDLARKRDGLFLLPPATSAYPGEVHRGDVENFLSNMDYLIRNRQKYVVISGAITVCNMNYRQVIDYHEKKGADITIIYSERDYSEEDASQSLMVEVDQDRRVVDMQVKPHVSHNKKLCMEMFVMEKKLLISLIRDCVSHGDYDFIKHCIIKNIGNLNMCGYPYNGYVARIHSLQSYYKHNMDLLKPEVWQELFFREGFIYTKVKDEPPSQYFESAETSNSLVSGGCRIAGKVENSILFRGVKVAEGAYVKNSIIMQKCEIAAGTVLENVVCDKDVQVAAGKHLRGDAHYPFVIKKGMVI, from the coding sequence ATGGATGCAATGGGCATTATTAATCTTAACGATCCGGATGGGTATATCCATGAATTGACACAATACCGTCCTCCTGCCGGCGTACCGTTTGGCGGACGGTACCGGCTGATTGATTTCCCGCTGTCCAATCTGGTAAATTCGGGAATTACCAACGTGGGTATTCTGATCCAGCATAAATACCGTTCGCTCATGGACCATTTGCGTTCAGGCAAGGAGTGGGATCTGGCCCGCAAACGGGACGGCCTGTTTTTGTTGCCGCCAGCTACTTCGGCCTATCCGGGCGAGGTGCACCGCGGTGATGTGGAAAACTTCCTGAGCAATATGGACTATTTAATTCGCAACAGGCAGAAATATGTGGTTATTTCCGGTGCCATTACGGTATGCAATATGAATTACCGGCAGGTTATCGATTACCATGAGAAAAAGGGCGCTGACATCACCATCATTTACAGTGAAAGGGATTATTCCGAAGAGGACGCCAGTCAGTCGCTGATGGTCGAGGTTGATCAGGACCGCCGGGTCGTTGACATGCAGGTAAAGCCCCATGTTTCTCACAATAAGAAGCTTTGTATGGAAATGTTCGTTATGGAGAAGAAATTACTGATCAGTCTGATCAGGGACTGCGTATCTCATGGCGATTATGACTTTATTAAACATTGTATTATCAAAAATATCGGTAACCTGAATATGTGCGGTTATCCCTATAACGGCTATGTGGCCCGGATTCACTCGCTGCAAAGCTACTATAAACATAACATGGATTTACTAAAACCTGAAGTTTGGCAGGAATTGTTCTTCCGGGAAGGCTTTATTTACACCAAAGTTAAGGATGAACCGCCTTCACAGTATTTTGAAAGCGCTGAAACTTCCAATTCGCTGGTGTCCGGTGGCTGCCGGATCGCCGGCAAAGTGGAAAATAGCATCCTGTTCAGGGGCGTCAAAGTGGCGGAAGGTGCTTATGTTAAAAACAGTATCATTATGCAAAAGTGCGAGATTGCTGCCGGCACTGTTTTGGAAAACGTAGTGTGCGATAAGGATGTTCAGGTGGCCGCCGGGAAGCATTTGAGAGGGGATGCCCATTATCCATTTGTTATTAAGAAAGGGATGGTGATCTAA
- a CDS encoding glucose-1-phosphate adenylyltransferase, producing the protein MKKECVAMLLAGGQGSRLGILTQKLAKPAVPFGGKYRIIDFALSNCNNSGIDTVGVLTQYKPLALNSYIGIGSAWDLDRKDGGVYVLPPYAKEKEAEWYRGTADAIYQNINFLEMFQPNYVLILSGDHIYTMDYSLMLKHHKEQDADATIAVIEVPWNEADRFGIMNTNEEGRIIEFEEKPKNPKSNLASMGIYIFNWPVLRQYLLEDGKDEASSRDFGKDIIPKMLKGGQKMFAYAFNGYWKDVGTVDSFWEANMDLLEPEPELDIYNSDWRIYSVNPTHPSQYIAPTAKVKQSMVCEGCMVFGEVEHSILFPGVYVGSGAKIKDSIVMSHVQIEANVTLNKAIIGQKAILKEGSTVEGELHGTERDIVMVGGDEVIAGYTAVNKNEPVEEPEDDEEESR; encoded by the coding sequence ATGAAAAAAGAATGTGTAGCCATGTTGTTAGCAGGTGGGCAAGGTAGCAGGCTCGGGATTTTAACGCAAAAATTGGCTAAACCGGCCGTACCATTTGGCGGGAAATATCGCATTATTGATTTTGCATTAAGTAATTGCAATAATTCCGGTATTGATACAGTAGGCGTCTTAACACAGTATAAGCCGCTGGCGCTGAACAGCTATATCGGGATCGGCAGTGCCTGGGATTTGGACCGGAAAGACGGAGGCGTATATGTCCTGCCGCCTTATGCAAAGGAAAAGGAAGCGGAATGGTATAGAGGTACAGCGGATGCTATTTATCAGAATATTAACTTTTTGGAAATGTTCCAACCTAATTATGTTTTAATTCTTTCTGGTGACCATATTTACACGATGGATTACTCATTGATGCTTAAGCATCATAAAGAACAGGATGCCGATGCCACGATTGCGGTCATCGAGGTTCCCTGGAACGAAGCCGACCGTTTTGGTATTATGAATACCAATGAGGAAGGGCGTATTATTGAATTTGAAGAAAAGCCCAAAAACCCTAAAAGCAATTTAGCGTCGATGGGGATATATATTTTTAACTGGCCTGTCTTACGGCAGTATTTACTGGAAGATGGCAAGGATGAAGCCTCCAGCCGTGATTTCGGCAAGGATATCATCCCGAAGATGCTCAAAGGCGGCCAAAAGATGTTTGCCTATGCCTTCAACGGCTATTGGAAGGACGTGGGGACGGTGGACAGCTTCTGGGAGGCCAATATGGACCTGCTGGAACCTGAACCGGAATTGGACATCTATAATTCCGACTGGCGCATCTACTCGGTCAATCCGACCCATCCGTCGCAATACATCGCGCCGACTGCCAAGGTAAAACAGTCGATGGTCTGCGAAGGCTGCATGGTGTTTGGCGAAGTTGAGCACTCCATCCTCTTCCCCGGTGTTTACGTCGGGTCGGGTGCAAAAATCAAAGACTCCATCGTCATGTCCCATGTGCAGATTGAAGCCAATGTAACGCTCAATAAAGCCATTATCGGTCAAAAGGCGATATTGAAAGAAGGCAGTACGGTAGAGGGGGAACTGCACGGGACAGAACGGGATATTGTCATGGTTGGCGGCGATGAAGTGATTGCCGGCTATACGGCAGTAAACAAGAACGAACCGGTAGAGGAACCGGAAGACGATGAAGAGGAGAGTCGATAG
- the glgB gene encoding 1,4-alpha-glucan branching protein GlgB — MNISLLTEENLYLFHEGSNFRSYQLLGAHLVEEDGVSGVRFAVWAPNAKEVRVVGDFNVWNGIYHVLQRVPQSGVWELFVPGLTKGDLYKFEIHTYSDSSFLKADPYAFYSQLRPDTASVVYDLSEYAWQDEAWQKAKRENQILEKPVVIYEVHLGSWRRTLENDWMTYRDIANQLVEYVVDMGYTHIELLPVAEHPLDASWGYQATGYYSVTSRYGRPEDFMYLIDLCHQKGIGVILDWVPGHFCKDSHGLRLFDGTCLYESDNPQRSENWEWGTCNFDFGRPEVSSFLISNALFWLDEYHIDGLRVDAVANMLYLNYGKKEGEWSPNQYGEDGNLDAMQLLRRANQVIFAQHPGVLMIAEESTSWPMITWPTDKGGMGFNFKWNMGWMNDMLRYMALDPLSRKWHHSLVTFSLMYAFSENFILPLSHDEVVHLKKSLLDKMPGDYWQKFANLRAFYGYWMSHPGKKLLFMGGEFGQFVEWRDRHSLDWHLLEHDKHRQLQDYVRDLNHLYQTEKALWEIDFKWNGFQWIDCNDASQSVISFIRRGKDPEDFLIIVCNFTPVVREDYRIGVPEAGSYREIFNSDREGYGGSGQQNPANMEAQAIAWHNQPYSLALRIPPLATLYIKPDKEKR, encoded by the coding sequence ATGAATATTTCCCTGTTGACGGAAGAAAATCTGTATTTATTTCATGAAGGCAGCAACTTTCGGAGTTATCAGCTGTTGGGGGCTCATCTTGTTGAAGAGGATGGTGTGAGCGGTGTACGGTTTGCCGTATGGGCACCTAACGCCAAAGAGGTAAGGGTAGTCGGTGATTTCAATGTCTGGAACGGGATTTACCATGTTCTGCAGCGGGTGCCTCAGTCGGGGGTGTGGGAACTGTTCGTTCCCGGCTTGACCAAGGGCGATTTGTACAAGTTTGAAATTCATACCTATAGTGACAGCAGTTTTCTTAAAGCTGATCCGTATGCGTTTTATTCCCAACTGCGTCCCGACACAGCATCGGTTGTCTATGACCTAAGCGAGTATGCCTGGCAGGATGAAGCCTGGCAGAAAGCAAAACGGGAAAATCAGATTCTGGAAAAACCAGTGGTCATTTATGAAGTTCATCTGGGCTCGTGGCGCCGGACGCTGGAAAACGACTGGATGACCTATCGCGATATTGCTAATCAACTGGTGGAATATGTGGTGGATATGGGTTATACCCATATTGAGCTGTTGCCGGTAGCCGAACATCCATTGGATGCCTCCTGGGGCTATCAGGCTACGGGATATTATTCGGTCACCAGCCGGTACGGCCGTCCGGAAGACTTTATGTATTTGATTGATTTGTGCCATCAAAAGGGAATCGGGGTCATATTGGACTGGGTTCCCGGCCATTTTTGCAAGGATTCTCATGGCTTGCGCCTGTTTGACGGGACTTGCCTGTATGAATCGGATAATCCGCAGCGCAGCGAGAACTGGGAATGGGGAACCTGCAATTTCGATTTCGGCCGGCCCGAAGTCAGCAGCTTTTTAATTTCCAATGCGCTGTTCTGGCTTGATGAATATCATATTGACGGACTGCGGGTAGATGCGGTCGCCAATATGTTGTATTTGAACTACGGTAAAAAAGAAGGAGAATGGTCGCCGAACCAATACGGGGAAGACGGCAACCTGGACGCTATGCAGCTTCTGCGCCGCGCCAATCAGGTGATTTTTGCCCAACACCCCGGAGTTTTGATGATTGCCGAAGAATCCACTTCCTGGCCGATGATTACCTGGCCGACCGATAAGGGTGGTATGGGCTTCAATTTTAAATGGAACATGGGTTGGATGAATGATATGCTGCGTTATATGGCCCTTGATCCGCTAAGCCGGAAATGGCACCATAGTCTGGTGACGTTTTCCTTGATGTACGCTTTTTCCGAAAATTTTATTCTGCCTTTATCGCACGATGAAGTGGTACATTTAAAAAAATCCCTGCTGGATAAAATGCCCGGCGACTATTGGCAAAAGTTTGCCAATCTAAGGGCGTTCTACGGGTATTGGATGAGTCATCCCGGCAAAAAGCTGCTGTTCATGGGCGGTGAGTTTGGCCAGTTTGTCGAGTGGCGGGACCGCCACAGTCTGGACTGGCATCTGTTGGAACATGACAAGCACCGTCAGTTGCAGGATTATGTGCGGGATTTGAACCATCTGTATCAAACGGAAAAAGCACTGTGGGAAATTGATTTTAAATGGAATGGTTTTCAGTGGATCGATTGCAATGATGCTTCGCAAAGTGTGATCAGTTTCATCCGCCGGGGCAAAGACCCGGAAGATTTCCTGATTATAGTCTGCAATTTCACGCCTGTTGTACGGGAAGACTACCGGATTGGTGTTCCGGAAGCCGGCAGCTATCGGGAGATTTTTAACAGTGACCGGGAAGGTTACGGAGGTTCAGGACAGCAGAATCCGGCAAACATGGAAGCACAAGCCATTGCCTGGCATAACCAGCCCTATTCGCTGGCGTTGCGGATTCCTCCGTTAGCCACTTTATATATAAAGCCCGATAAGGAAAAAAGGTGA
- a CDS encoding glycogen/starch/alpha-glucan phosphorylase: MARETKKHLRETEKFKLDFLYKLQTLHGKELEEASNNDKYTALVGVLRDRISQNWVATNRDYSEKSRKQVYYFSMEFLLGKLLPMYLINMGVHDVCRDALAELDIDIDKLTEAEPDAGLGNGGLGRLAACFMDSIAAMKLPGHGNGIRYRYGLFEQKIVDGHQVELPDNWLKDGYAWEYRRGDRATEVRFGGHVRTEATGNKLTFIHEGYEPVLAVPYDVPIIGHENNTVNTLRLWNAEPIEGEFDLPTFNRGDYLKAVEYKHSVERISKILYPEDNFYEGRLLRLKQQYFFVSAGIQSIIRRFKKRRGPIRALPDRVTIHINDTHPAVAVPELMRILMDEEGLGWDDAWDITTRTVSYTNHTIMPEALEKWPVQMFKTLLPRIYMIVEEINERYCRRLWQRYPGNWDKIAQMAIIADEQVHMARLAVVGSFSVNGVAALHTDILKKHLFHHYYEDMPHKFNNKTNGITHRRWLLRANRGLAEVLTDTIGKSWVEHPEDLTNLLKYDSDASVQEKLKQVKLQNKEHLARHIKEKYDVLVDPASIFDVQIKRIHAYKRQLLNVLHVMDLYNRLKDNPDLDIVPRTFLFGGKAAPGYYLAKQIIKLINMLAYKINNDLSIKGKLKVVFLENYSVSLGEMVFPASDVSEQISTASKEASGTGNMKFMLNGAVTMGTMDGANVEIRNAVGDDNIFIFGLNSDQVIDFYRYGGYKSYDCYNNDKRIKLILDQLVNGYLPGGKDEFRPIFDSLLRDNDEFFVLKDFDDYATAQERLDQRFRDQGVWSKMSIHNIAHAGIFSSDRSIAEYAIGIWNVKPAEIPRL; this comes from the coding sequence ATGGCTAGAGAGACGAAGAAGCATTTGCGGGAGACGGAAAAATTCAAGCTGGATTTTTTGTACAAGTTACAGACTTTACATGGCAAAGAACTGGAAGAAGCGAGTAATAATGATAAGTATACAGCGCTGGTCGGTGTGCTGCGGGACCGGATCAGTCAGAACTGGGTGGCTACCAACCGGGATTACAGTGAAAAGAGCCGTAAGCAGGTATATTATTTTTCGATGGAATTTCTCTTAGGCAAGCTACTCCCCATGTACCTGATTAATATGGGAGTTCATGATGTCTGCCGCGACGCGCTGGCAGAACTGGATATTGATATAGATAAACTGACGGAAGCCGAGCCTGACGCCGGCTTGGGTAACGGCGGTTTAGGCCGTCTGGCGGCCTGTTTTATGGATTCCATTGCGGCCATGAAGCTGCCCGGTCATGGCAACGGAATCCGTTACCGCTATGGCCTGTTTGAACAAAAAATTGTTGACGGTCATCAGGTGGAGCTGCCGGACAATTGGCTGAAAGACGGCTATGCCTGGGAATATCGCCGCGGTGACCGGGCGACGGAAGTTCGCTTTGGCGGGCATGTCCGTACCGAAGCGACAGGCAATAAGCTGACCTTCATCCATGAGGGCTATGAGCCGGTATTAGCCGTGCCTTATGATGTCCCGATCATTGGCCATGAGAATAATACGGTCAACACGCTGCGCCTTTGGAATGCGGAACCCATTGAAGGTGAGTTTGACTTGCCTACTTTTAACCGGGGTGACTATTTAAAAGCCGTGGAGTACAAGCATTCGGTGGAGCGAATATCCAAGATTCTTTACCCTGAGGATAATTTTTATGAAGGCCGCCTGCTGCGGCTCAAACAGCAATATTTCTTCGTTTCGGCCGGCATACAAAGCATCATCCGGCGTTTCAAGAAGCGGCGGGGCCCTATCCGGGCTTTGCCTGACCGGGTTACCATTCATATCAACGATACTCATCCGGCTGTTGCCGTACCGGAATTAATGCGCATACTGATGGATGAGGAAGGGCTGGGGTGGGATGATGCCTGGGATATTACTACCCGCACCGTGTCCTACACCAATCATACCATCATGCCGGAAGCGCTGGAAAAATGGCCGGTCCAGATGTTTAAGACTTTGCTGCCCCGCATTTATATGATTGTCGAAGAGATTAACGAAAGATACTGTCGCCGTTTGTGGCAGCGCTATCCCGGCAATTGGGACAAAATCGCCCAGATGGCCATTATCGCCGATGAGCAGGTCCATATGGCGCGGCTGGCCGTGGTAGGCAGCTTCAGCGTCAACGGTGTGGCAGCACTTCATACGGATATATTGAAAAAACATCTGTTCCACCATTATTATGAAGATATGCCTCACAAATTCAATAATAAGACAAACGGGATTACTCATCGCCGCTGGCTGCTAAGAGCCAACCGGGGCCTGGCGGAGGTGTTGACCGATACCATTGGTAAGAGCTGGGTGGAGCATCCGGAGGATTTAACCAATTTGCTGAAGTATGACTCCGATGCCTCGGTGCAGGAAAAGCTTAAGCAGGTTAAGCTGCAGAACAAGGAGCATCTGGCCAGGCATATTAAAGAAAAGTATGATGTGCTGGTCGATCCTGCTTCCATCTTTGATGTACAGATCAAACGGATTCACGCTTATAAACGGCAACTCCTGAATGTTTTGCATGTAATGGACCTGTACAACCGCCTGAAGGACAATCCCGACCTGGATATTGTGCCGCGCACCTTTTTGTTTGGTGGCAAGGCAGCGCCAGGCTACTATCTGGCCAAACAGATTATCAAGCTGATTAATATGCTGGCTTATAAAATTAATAACGATCTTTCGATTAAAGGCAAGCTTAAGGTTGTCTTTCTGGAAAACTACAGTGTATCATTGGGTGAGATGGTTTTCCCGGCCTCCGATGTCAGCGAGCAGATTTCCACCGCCAGCAAGGAAGCTTCGGGAACGGGCAATATGAAGTTCATGCTGAACGGCGCGGTTACGATGGGTACGATGGATGGCGCCAATGTGGAAATTAGAAACGCTGTCGGTGATGACAATATATTCATTTTCGGTCTTAATTCCGATCAGGTTATTGACTTTTACCGCTACGGTGGCTATAAGTCTTATGATTGTTACAATAATGACAAGCGGATCAAGTTGATTCTCGATCAACTGGTCAATGGGTATCTTCCCGGCGGCAAAGATGAATTCAGACCGATTTTCGATTCGCTGCTCCGTGATAACGATGAGTTTTTCGTATTGAAGGATTTTGATGATTATGCGACAGCCCAGGAGCGTTTGGACCAAAGATTCCGGGATCAAGGCGTCTGGTCTAAAATGAGTATTCATAATATCGCCCATGCCGGCATTTTTTCCAGTGACCGCAGTATTGCCGAGTATGCCATTGGTATTTGGAATGTAAAACCTGCTGAGATTCCCCGTTTGTAG
- a CDS encoding glycogen/starch/alpha-glucan phosphorylase: MDMERNLSGRPSIKPGVKPGTAVLDAAQAGPADSGITVEQFKQDYRNKVERMYGDGLERVSDLDKYNALVSLVRDYLAEPWLNTKEKYRRTGAKQVYYFSIEFLLGRLLGSNLYNLGLNEVCQQALSELGLDLRTLRQVEEDPGLGNGGLGRLAACYLDSMASLGLPGHGMGMRYRYGLFEQRIVDGYQREYADDWLMDGFYWDVRKPAEAVEVRFGGNVRIKSNGKTQYIHEGYETVLAVPYDVPVVGYRNGMVNTLRLWSAEARLSEVVCAPQGGSDCQKAVEYSQTVEELSNILYPDDSTYEGKALRLKQQYFLVSAGLQSIIRNYRENNGHLREFPHKIAIHINDTHPVLCIPELLRILLDEEQLTWEEAWNITVQTMSYTNHTILPEALETWPEDLFRTVLPRLYLIVRDINEYYCRSLWEAYPGDWDRISRMAIISYNRIHMAHLAIVGCHSVNGVAELHTDILKNKIMKEFCDFSPAKFNNKTNGVTQRRWVSLCNPALAQLITDTIGPRWVEHPQELAQLERHSADTAFQHHLLKVKLQNKVALAKYVKEKHGITLDVNSIFDSQVKRIHAYKRQTLNVLHIMALYNRLKENPLLDIEPHTFIFGGKAAVNYHIAKNTIKLINSLADLVNNDKSIRDKIKVVFLENYNVSLAELIIPATDVSEQIPTASYEASGTGNMKFMMNGAVTIGTLDGANIEIKQAVGEDNIIVFGLTAEEVLAYYRGGGYNPWEVYQDNERLRQVVDQLINGFFPAAGDLFRGHFDSLLHQGDHFFVLKDFASYEAAHQVLDERYKDRPVWLKMCSANIAHSGRFSSDRTFAEYATDIWHIRPDTLPFSASEKQIREAVKVKKNVRIPEGYPYQ; encoded by the coding sequence ATGGATATGGAAAGGAATTTGAGCGGCCGCCCGTCAATAAAACCGGGAGTCAAACCGGGAACGGCTGTCCTTGATGCCGCTCAGGCCGGACCGGCCGATAGCGGGATTACGGTGGAACAGTTCAAACAGGATTATCGAAATAAAGTGGAGCGGATGTACGGCGATGGACTGGAGCGGGTTTCCGATCTGGACAAATACAATGCCCTGGTCTCGCTGGTCCGTGACTATCTGGCCGAGCCCTGGTTAAATACCAAGGAGAAGTACCGGCGGACAGGGGCGAAGCAGGTATATTATTTTTCCATTGAATTTTTACTGGGTCGTCTGTTAGGGTCCAATTTGTATAATTTGGGGTTGAATGAAGTCTGCCAGCAGGCGCTAAGTGAACTAGGACTGGACTTACGTACGCTCCGGCAGGTTGAAGAGGACCCCGGCCTGGGCAATGGCGGTCTGGGCCGGCTGGCAGCCTGTTATCTTGATTCCATGGCTTCACTGGGGTTACCGGGTCATGGCATGGGAATGCGTTACCGCTATGGTTTGTTTGAGCAGCGGATTGTTGACGGATACCAGCGTGAATATGCTGATGACTGGCTGATGGACGGGTTCTACTGGGACGTGCGCAAGCCGGCAGAAGCTGTTGAGGTTAGGTTTGGCGGCAATGTCCGGATAAAAAGCAACGGCAAAACCCAGTATATTCACGAGGGTTATGAAACGGTGCTGGCCGTTCCTTATGATGTTCCGGTCGTCGGCTATCGCAACGGTATGGTCAATACGCTTCGCCTCTGGAGTGCCGAAGCCAGGTTAAGTGAAGTGGTTTGCGCCCCCCAGGGCGGCAGCGACTGCCAGAAGGCGGTGGAATACAGCCAAACGGTGGAGGAACTGTCCAATATACTTTATCCTGACGATTCAACCTATGAAGGTAAGGCGTTACGGCTGAAACAGCAGTATTTTCTGGTATCTGCCGGCTTGCAGAGCATTATTCGCAATTACCGGGAAAATAACGGACATCTGCGGGAGTTTCCGCACAAAATAGCCATTCACATTAATGACACTCATCCGGTGCTATGCATCCCGGAGCTGCTGCGGATTCTGCTGGACGAAGAACAGCTTACCTGGGAAGAAGCCTGGAACATTACCGTTCAGACCATGTCGTACACCAATCACACCATTTTACCGGAGGCGCTGGAAACCTGGCCGGAAGATCTGTTTCGCACCGTACTGCCCCGACTTTACCTGATTGTCCGGGACATTAACGAATACTACTGCCGGTCTTTGTGGGAAGCCTATCCCGGTGACTGGGACAGAATCAGCCGGATGGCTATCATCTCCTATAACCGGATTCATATGGCTCATCTGGCAATTGTCGGCTGCCACAGCGTAAATGGTGTGGCCGAGCTGCATACCGATATATTGAAGAATAAGATTATGAAAGAGTTTTGCGATTTCTCTCCTGCCAAGTTTAATAACAAGACGAATGGCGTAACCCAGCGGCGTTGGGTATCCCTATGCAATCCGGCGCTGGCGCAGCTCATCACCGATACCATCGGCCCGCGCTGGGTGGAGCACCCCCAGGAACTGGCTCAACTGGAGCGGCATAGCGCGGATACGGCTTTTCAGCACCACCTGCTTAAGGTTAAGCTGCAGAATAAGGTGGCCCTGGCTAAATATGTGAAAGAAAAGCATGGGATTACCTTAGATGTCAATTCGATTTTCGATTCCCAGGTCAAAAGAATCCATGCTTATAAACGGCAGACCTTGAATGTGCTGCATATCATGGCTTTATACAATCGCCTGAAGGAAAATCCTCTGCTGGATATTGAGCCTCACACCTTTATTTTCGGCGGCAAGGCGGCTGTCAATTATCATATAGCCAAAAACACTATTAAATTGATTAACAGCCTGGCCGATCTCGTTAACAACGATAAAAGCATCCGGGATAAAATAAAAGTGGTCTTTCTGGAAAACTACAATGTGTCCCTGGCTGAACTGATTATTCCGGCCACCGATGTCAGTGAACAGATTCCAACTGCCAGTTATGAAGCCTCCGGCACGGGGAACATGAAATTTATGATGAACGGAGCGGTGACCATCGGCACGCTGGATGGCGCCAACATCGAAATAAAGCAGGCTGTAGGCGAAGATAATATTATCGTATTTGGCCTGACCGCCGAAGAGGTGCTTGCCTACTACCGCGGCGGCGGTTACAATCCCTGGGAGGTGTATCAGGACAATGAGCGGCTCAGACAGGTGGTCGATCAGTTGATCAACGGTTTTTTCCCTGCCGCCGGCGACCTTTTCCGTGGGCATTTTGACAGTCTGCTGCACCAGGGAGATCACTTTTTCGTGTTGAAAGATTTTGCCTCCTATGAAGCGGCTCACCAGGTTCTAGACGAGCGGTACAAGGACCGTCCGGTCTGGCTCAAGATGTGTAGCGCCAATATTGCTCATTCCGGCAGGTTTTCCAGTGACAGAACGTTTGCCGAGTATGCCACTGATATTTGGCATATCAGACCGGACACGCTTCCTTTTTCGGCTAGTGAAAAACAGATAAGGGAAGCGGTCAAGGTTAAAAAAAATGTCCGTATACCCGAAGGCTATCCTTACCAATAA